One genomic window of Megachile rotundata isolate GNS110a chromosome 12, iyMegRotu1, whole genome shotgun sequence includes the following:
- the CtsL4 gene encoding cathepsin L4 isoform X2, producing the protein MRLRFSKFPIVLIAIWSVLRVFGKEQRFPPEISAKLNEYWNSYKARYNKSYSGSEETDRRASWEENLVTIYKHNMMAAAGHHSYTLRDNHIADLGTRQYVREMVKLIPSRKRRVSTDSVVGAALSDPGLVPSRIDWRELGFVTPAENQRNCGSCYAYSIAGSIQGQIFKRTGALIPLSEQQLIDCSTSTGNLGCSGGSLRNTLRYLEKAKGLMSQAYYPYKAKQGRCRFQEDLSVVNVTSWAVLPARDEKALEAAVATIGPIAASVNASPRTFQLYHSDMVNHAVLIVGYTPTEWILKNWWGDGWGENGYMRLAKMKNRCGVANYAAYAKV; encoded by the exons ATGCGTCTTCGGTTTTCGAAATTTCCGATCGTTCTGATAGCGATCTGGAGCGTCCTCCGAGTGTTTGGCAAGGAGCAGCGTTTCCCACCGGAAATATCGGCAAAGCTGAACGAGTACTGGAACTCGTACAAG GCTCGTTACAACAAGAGTTACTCCGGAAGCGAGGAGACCGACCGAAGGGCGAGTTGGGAGGAGAATCTAGTGACTATCTACAAGCATAACATGATGGCAGCTGCCGGTCATCATAGCTACACTTTGAGAGACAATCACATCGCCGATCTCGGAACCAGACAGTACGTTCGAGAAATG GTGAAACTGATTCCGAGTCGCAAGCGTCGAGTGTCGACGGACAGCGTTGTAGGAGCGGCACTAAGCGATCCTGGCCTCGTTCCCTCGCGAATCGACTGGCGCGAACTCGGCTTCGTCACTCCGGCCGAAAATCAGAGGAACTGCGGAAGTTGTTACGCCTATTCGATAGCTGGCAGTATCCAAGGGCAAATTTTCAAGCGAACCGGTGCGTTGATCCCGCTCAGCGAACAGCAACTGATCGACTGCAGCACGTCGACCGGCAATTTGGGTTGTTCCGGGGGATCTCTGAGAAATACCTTGAGATATCTGGAGAAGGCGAAAGGATTAATGAGTCAAGCTTATTATCCTTACAAAGCGAAA CAAGGCCGGTGTCGTTTTCAAGAGGACTTGAGCGTCGTGAACGTGACCTCGTGGGCGGTGTTACCGGCACGCGACGAGAAAGCTTTGGAAGCTGCCGTAGCGACGATAGGCCCGATAGCTGCTTCGGTAAACGCCAGCCCGAGGACGTTTCAACTTTATCA CTCGGACATGGTGAATCACGCTGTGCTGATCGTCGGTTATACGCCGACCGAATGGATTCTGAAAAACTGGTGGGGCGACGGATGGGGTGAAAATGGTTACATGCGTCTGGCTAAGATGAAAAATCGCTGTGGCGTAGCCAATTACGCGGCGTACGCAAAAGTATAA
- the Pdhb gene encoding pyruvate dehydrogenase E1 beta subunit, which yields MFSSVASKIVRRSFSTSKWTSAQQMTVRDALNSALDEEMERDEKVFLLGEEVALYDGAYKVSRGLWKKYGDKRVIDTPITEAGFAGIAVGAAMAGLRPICEFMTFNFAMQAIDQIINSAAKTFYMSAGQVNVPIVFRGPNGAAAGVAAQHSQCFGAWYSHCPGLKVVSPYNSEDAKGLLKAAIRDPDPVVVLENEILYGVQYPMSDEALSKDFVLPIGKAKIERVGKHVTLVAHSKAVEQALEAANELAGKGIEAEVINLRSLRPLDTDTIAQSVAKTNHLITVEQGWPSSGIGAEISARISESEAFYHLDAPVMRVTGVDTPMPYAKSLEAAALPRMSDIVLAVNRVLGTSQ from the exons ATGTTTTCG TCTGTtgctagcaaaattgttcgtcgtTCGTTTTCCACTTCAAAATGGACTTCCGCACAACAG ATGACTGTCCGAGACGCTTTAAACTCGGCTCTGGACGAAGAAATGGAAAGAGACGAAAAAGTGTTTTTACTCGGCGAAGAAGTGGCACTTTACGACGGAGCGTACAAAGTTTCTAGAGGTCTATGGAAAAAATACGGAGACAAACGCGTGATCGATACTCCCATCACGGAAGCTGGATTTGCCGGTATAGCCGTTGGAGCTGCTATG gCTGGCCTACGTCCTATTTGCGAGTTCATGACATTCAATTTCGCCATGCAAGCGATCGACCAGATCATCAATTCCGCAGCAAAAACGTTTTACATGTCTGCTGGACAAGTAAACGTACCGATCGTGTTTCGTGGTCCGAACGGAGCAGCGGCTGGCGTGGCCGCGCAACACTCTCAATGTTTCGGTGCTTGGTACAGTCATTGTCCCGGTTTGAAAGTGGTATCCCCTTATAACAGCGAAGATGCCAAAGGATTGTTGAAAGCCGCGATTCGAGATCCCGATCCAGTGGTCGTATTGGAGAACGAAATTTTGTACGGTGTTCAATATCCTATGTCGGACGAGGCTTTATCGAAAGACTTTGTTCTGCCGATCGGCAAAGCGAAAATCGAACGCGTCGGCAAACACGTTACCTTGGTAGCTCATTCGAAGGCGGTCGAGCAAGCTTTGGAAGCAGCGAACGAACTCGCGGGGAAAGGGATCGAGGCAGAAGTGATAAATCTTCGATCTTTGAGGCCGCTCGACACCgacacgatcgcgcaatcggTGGCCAAGACAAATCACCTTATAACCGTTGAACAAGGTTGGCCGTCTTCCGGAATCGGAGCAGAGATTAGCGCTAGAATTTCCGAGA GCGAAGCGTTCTATCACCTCGATGCACCGGTGATGCGTGTCACGGGCGTCGACACTCCCATGCCTTACGCCAAGTCGTTGGAAGCCGCGGCGCTACCGCGAATGAGCGATATCGTGTTGGCCGTGAACAGAGTACTGGGCACGTCTCAGTAA
- the daw gene encoding activin beta chain dawdle isoform X2 — MRLVDQLLLLSLLSVGNRVEAILPKVANPLSSVWWSFYSRSTPATATAYSSSSFPSTSTTSATTATSTTASSSSSSSSLQFEEENCVGCTQNKISLLANDPILTELRVEYVKQQILKKLRLSKPPEISISLSTLPKPLINGRVLELRPGTPLEPEKAVDSFYGKTDQIVVFPNEEGWVKTDVSFTLKRWVDELRLNQAIQIACSTCSIDRDTAPVSIEQTLKPFLVIHASPLPQKNRPKRNSNCQPETKECCRDELYINFEDIGWNDWILHPTGYHAYFCRGSCSNAASLTVSGSPYSNVIRKLLARTGNTAHRKGEIVPCCSPTQLSPIQLLYVDSNNTITQKTLPNMVVEACGCM, encoded by the exons ATGCGACTCGTTGACCAGCTTCTGCTTCTTTCCCTTCTCTCGGTGGGTAATCGGGTCGAGGCTATTTTACCCAAGGTCGCAAACCCCTTGTCTTCCGTTTGGTGGAGCTTTTACTCTCGATCAACGCCTGCCACTGCCACCGCCTATTCGAGTTCCTCCTTCCCTTCTACTAGTACCACCTCCGCTACTACTGCCACCTCCACCACCGCGTCGTcgtcctcctcctcttcttcgttGCAGTTCGAGGAAGAGAACTGCGTCGGGTGTACGCAAAACAAAATTAGCCTACTGGCGAACGATCCGATTTTAACGGAGCTGAGGGTCGAATACGTGAAGCAGCAGATTCTCAAGAAGTTACGGCTCTCGAAGCCGCCCGAGATATCGATCTCGCTCTCGACCTTACCGAAGCCTCTGATAAATGGTCGCGTGCTCGAACTTCGTCCTGGTACACCGCTCGAACCGGAGAAAGCTGTCGACAGTTTCTATGGGAAAACCGATCAGATAGTCGTTTTCCCGAACGAAG AGGGATGGGTTAAGACGGACGTGAGTTTCACCTTGAAGAGATGGGTGGACGAGCTTCGATTGAACCAGGCGATACAGATAGCGTGCAGCACCTGCTCGATCGATCGAGACACAGCGCCCGTCTCCATCGAGCAAACCCTGAAACCGTTTCTCGTGATACACGCGTCGCCGCTACCGCAAAAGAACAGACCGAAGAGGAACTCGAATTGCCAACCGGAAACGAAGGAATGCTGCAGAGACGAGCTGTACATAAATTTCGAAGATATCGGTTGGAACGACTGGATTCTTCATCCGACCGGATATCACGCGTACTTTTGTCGAGGCTCCTGTTCGAACGCGGCGTCCTTGACTGTCAGCGGATCGCCCTACAGCAACGTGATCAGA AAATTGCTGGCTAGGACCGGCAATACGGCGCACCGTAAGGGCGAAATCGTTCCGTGTTGTTCGCCCACCCAATTGTCTCCGATTCAGCTGCTCTACGTCGATTCGAACAATACGATTACGCAAAAGACACTGCCGAACATGGTCGTGGAGGCCTGTGGTTGCATGTGA
- the daw gene encoding activin beta chain dawdle isoform X1, whose protein sequence is MRLVDQLLLLSLLSVGNRVEAILPKVANPLSSVWWSFYSRSTPATATAYSSSSFPSTSTTSATTATSTTASSSSSSSSLQFEEENCVGCTQNKISLLANDPILTELRVEYVKQQILKKLRLSKPPEISISLSTLPKPLINGRVLELRPGTPLEPEKAVDSFYGKTDQIVVFPNEGIADSKKCRQKSNHLTGFNPAACFTFYLPNEMQFVDVTSAQLWFYKERDENDDLNQTFVLSELDHWDLNRSFEKNTIVAIFGTDIGEGWVKTDVSFTLKRWVDELRLNQAIQIACSTCSIDRDTAPVSIEQTLKPFLVIHASPLPQKNRPKRNSNCQPETKECCRDELYINFEDIGWNDWILHPTGYHAYFCRGSCSNAASLTVSGSPYSNVIRKLLARTGNTAHRKGEIVPCCSPTQLSPIQLLYVDSNNTITQKTLPNMVVEACGCM, encoded by the exons ATGCGACTCGTTGACCAGCTTCTGCTTCTTTCCCTTCTCTCGGTGGGTAATCGGGTCGAGGCTATTTTACCCAAGGTCGCAAACCCCTTGTCTTCCGTTTGGTGGAGCTTTTACTCTCGATCAACGCCTGCCACTGCCACCGCCTATTCGAGTTCCTCCTTCCCTTCTACTAGTACCACCTCCGCTACTACTGCCACCTCCACCACCGCGTCGTcgtcctcctcctcttcttcgttGCAGTTCGAGGAAGAGAACTGCGTCGGGTGTACGCAAAACAAAATTAGCCTACTGGCGAACGATCCGATTTTAACGGAGCTGAGGGTCGAATACGTGAAGCAGCAGATTCTCAAGAAGTTACGGCTCTCGAAGCCGCCCGAGATATCGATCTCGCTCTCGACCTTACCGAAGCCTCTGATAAATGGTCGCGTGCTCGAACTTCGTCCTGGTACACCGCTCGAACCGGAGAAAGCTGTCGACAGTTTCTATGGGAAAACCGATCAGATAGTCGTTTTCCCGAACGAAG GTATTGCCGATTCGAAAAAATGCCGACAGAAATCGAACCACTTAACGGGCTTCAATCCTGCCGCTTGTTTCACCTTTTATTTGCCGAACGAGATGCAGTTCGTGGACGTCACCTCGGCGCAGCTATGGTTTTACAAAGAACGCGACGAGAACGACGATCTGAATCAAACGTTCGTGCTTTCCGAACTCGATCACTGGGATCTGAACAGGAGCTTCGAGAAGAACACGATCGTAGCGATCTTCGGAACGGACATCGGAG AGGGATGGGTTAAGACGGACGTGAGTTTCACCTTGAAGAGATGGGTGGACGAGCTTCGATTGAACCAGGCGATACAGATAGCGTGCAGCACCTGCTCGATCGATCGAGACACAGCGCCCGTCTCCATCGAGCAAACCCTGAAACCGTTTCTCGTGATACACGCGTCGCCGCTACCGCAAAAGAACAGACCGAAGAGGAACTCGAATTGCCAACCGGAAACGAAGGAATGCTGCAGAGACGAGCTGTACATAAATTTCGAAGATATCGGTTGGAACGACTGGATTCTTCATCCGACCGGATATCACGCGTACTTTTGTCGAGGCTCCTGTTCGAACGCGGCGTCCTTGACTGTCAGCGGATCGCCCTACAGCAACGTGATCAGA AAATTGCTGGCTAGGACCGGCAATACGGCGCACCGTAAGGGCGAAATCGTTCCGTGTTGTTCGCCCACCCAATTGTCTCCGATTCAGCTGCTCTACGTCGATTCGAACAATACGATTACGCAAAAGACACTGCCGAACATGGTCGTGGAGGCCTGTGGTTGCATGTGA
- the Fibp gene encoding acidic fibroblast growth factor intracellular-binding protein — translation MLSEVDVFISNYTLVDPEIYQLWVDGHSSSEAVNILHQRGICHQTSASIELVASDILDHYRTYALLEKLLHTPTKLASEQLAFQIEPQTSQMLIEMYYEFDDVVIRELLGKKLTSKSRKDMDEVSEKTGITLKSCRRQYDNVKRVFKVVEDLSGSLAANIEQHFLLSEDLAKRYAAVVFVACLRFEMNKRKLQFLTFPDIYHCANSMMSSWTYRCIGSEYFDTDLDREFLLELAQCRILLENDKHHKHLVCIKLKPMLLERSYQEIDSNFRSYTRAILGIGCNLHRSRDLRFFFLELVERCIEPWRQVNWTHTDLRNFLAAYTQCALDMDVFRDTEVRDAFERYMVVVTCCLLRMYHT, via the exons ATGCTGTCAGAAGTCGACGTTTTCATCAGTAATTACACTCTCGTTGATCCCGAGATATATCAACTGTGGGTCGATGGCCATTCGT CGAGCGAAGCGGTCAACATCCTGCATCAACGAGGAATATGTCATCAAACGAGTGCATCGATCGAATTGGTGGCTTCCGATATTCTGGATCATTATCGGACATACGCGCTTCTGGAGAAGCTGCTTCATACCCCTACCAAATTGGCTAGCGAACAACTCGCCTTTCAAATAGAACCTCAAACTAGTCAAATGCTGATCGAGAT GTACTACGAATTCGACGATGTCGTGATCAGAGAATTACTAGGTAAAAAATTAACGTCCAAGAGTAGAAAGGACATGGACGAAGTGTCGGAGAAAACGGGCATCACGCTAAAAAGTTGTCGCAGACAATACGACAACGTGAAGAGAGTGTTTAAGGTCGTGGAAGATTTGTCAGGATCGTTGGCTGCCAACATAGAGCAACACTTTTTACTTTCCGAAGACCTTGCCAA GCGATACGCGGCCGTCGTGTTCGTTGCCTGCCTCCGATTCGAGATGAACAAAAGGAAACTGCAGTTTTTAACCTTTCCCGATATCTATCATTGTGCCAACAGCATGATGTCGTCGTGGACGTATCGTTGTATCGGATCGGAATATTTTGATACCGATTTGGACAGAGAATTTTTACTGGAATTAGCCCAATGTAGAATATTATTGGAGAACGACAAACACCATAAACA TTTGGTGTGCATCAAGCTTAAACCGATGCTTCTCGAGCGTTCGTATCAAGAAATAGATTCGAACTTTCGTTCGTACACGAGAGCTATACTAGGAATCGGATGTAACCTTCATCGATCGAGAGACTTACGGTTCTTCTTTCTGGAGCTGGTCGAGAGATGCATCGAGCCGTGGCGTCAAGTGAACTGGACCCATACCGATCTTCGAAATTTCCTCGCGGCTTATACTCAATGCGCTCTAGACATGGATGTATTTAG GGATACCGAAGTAAGAGACGCCTTTGAACGTTACATGGTCGTTGTAACGTGTTGCTTATTGCGCATGTACCATACGTGA
- the CtsL4 gene encoding cathepsin L4 isoform X1 produces MRLRFSKFPIVLIAIWSVLRVFGKEQRFPPEISAKLNEYWNSYKARYNKSYSGSEETDRRASWEENLVTIYKHNMMAAAGHHSYTLRDNHIADLGTRQYVREMVKLIPSRKRRVSTDSVVGAALSDPGLVPSRIDWRELGFVTPAENQRNCGSCYAYSIAGSIQGQIFKRTGALIPLSEQQLIDCSTSTGNLGCSGGSLRNTLRYLEKAKGLMSQAYYPYKAKQGRCRFQEDLSVVNVTSWAVLPARDEKALEAAVATIGPIAASVNASPRTFQLYHNGVYDDELCSSDMVNHAVLIVGYTPTEWILKNWWGDGWGENGYMRLAKMKNRCGVANYAAYAKV; encoded by the exons ATGCGTCTTCGGTTTTCGAAATTTCCGATCGTTCTGATAGCGATCTGGAGCGTCCTCCGAGTGTTTGGCAAGGAGCAGCGTTTCCCACCGGAAATATCGGCAAAGCTGAACGAGTACTGGAACTCGTACAAG GCTCGTTACAACAAGAGTTACTCCGGAAGCGAGGAGACCGACCGAAGGGCGAGTTGGGAGGAGAATCTAGTGACTATCTACAAGCATAACATGATGGCAGCTGCCGGTCATCATAGCTACACTTTGAGAGACAATCACATCGCCGATCTCGGAACCAGACAGTACGTTCGAGAAATG GTGAAACTGATTCCGAGTCGCAAGCGTCGAGTGTCGACGGACAGCGTTGTAGGAGCGGCACTAAGCGATCCTGGCCTCGTTCCCTCGCGAATCGACTGGCGCGAACTCGGCTTCGTCACTCCGGCCGAAAATCAGAGGAACTGCGGAAGTTGTTACGCCTATTCGATAGCTGGCAGTATCCAAGGGCAAATTTTCAAGCGAACCGGTGCGTTGATCCCGCTCAGCGAACAGCAACTGATCGACTGCAGCACGTCGACCGGCAATTTGGGTTGTTCCGGGGGATCTCTGAGAAATACCTTGAGATATCTGGAGAAGGCGAAAGGATTAATGAGTCAAGCTTATTATCCTTACAAAGCGAAA CAAGGCCGGTGTCGTTTTCAAGAGGACTTGAGCGTCGTGAACGTGACCTCGTGGGCGGTGTTACCGGCACGCGACGAGAAAGCTTTGGAAGCTGCCGTAGCGACGATAGGCCCGATAGCTGCTTCGGTAAACGCCAGCCCGAGGACGTTTCAACTTTATCA CAACGGAGTTTACGACGACGAACTTTGTAGCTCGGACATGGTGAATCACGCTGTGCTGATCGTCGGTTATACGCCGACCGAATGGATTCTGAAAAACTGGTGGGGCGACGGATGGGGTGAAAATGGTTACATGCGTCTGGCTAAGATGAAAAATCGCTGTGGCGTAGCCAATTACGCGGCGTACGCAAAAGTATAA